Part of the Siniperca chuatsi isolate FFG_IHB_CAS linkage group LG6, ASM2008510v1, whole genome shotgun sequence genome, TCCATATCCACCTGCACAGATAATATTGGCAGGAAGATTAAATGAAATTTTAGCCCATACTTTTTCACAGACCTTCAGGTTAACAAAAGGCACGTCCACGTCTTGCAGAACATCAACAACTTTACCACCAGTTCTTGTGAAACCCCAACCAGCTACACggcatgttttatattttattttaacttcatTCTTTGGAAGTTGAATCGGTTGTACTCTTTTGTCCAGTCGAGCTTTCTTAgacagctgcagacacacaaaatcacaaagGAAAATTATAAACTAGCAACGACCAATTTATAGCATACTTCTTATCATCCATCAGATctcaggttaaaaaaaaagaattgctTGAAGTGAATAGTGATGTCGGTTGCTTGGCGGTTTAGGGGGAACTTGAActgaattaaacaaaacatgaaagtaAGATATTTTACactaaaaatgcattatttcaCCTGAGACTGTTAGGCTGATTAAATATCTACTTACTTTGAGGAGCATGATGTCATTACCAGTTCGTACATTGTCAAAAGATGGATGCTTGCATCTCTTTACGCTGTATCTCATTGTATCGTTATCAACCTTCTTGAGATTGTGGGTGCCAAGAACAACACTTGTAGGATTCCTGAGTGAATGATCATTGAGAGGTTGTCAGTGGTTTTTCTTGAGTTGTGccgacaaaacaaataaaataaataaaactgcaaaaactgATGCATCTTTTTGCAAAATATTAGGttcttttgatttgatttctaaTTACAGGAAACATAGATTGCTTGAAGAGGAAAGGTAACTCACCAGTTGCCACAGTGTGCAGCAGTGACCACAAAGTCTTCACTGATGAGGAATCCTCCACATACATGACCCTCGTTGTTCTGCACCGAGGCCATATACAGCATTAAGTTCTCCTTGGTCTTTTTACCATTTATGATTTCACCCCCATGTGCTAACAATTTAAGAGGAAATAAAGGATGAGTTAATGTAGTTTTTGTAGACAAGTAGCTTATAACCAGATTTGGCAATCTTACTGTTAAGTCCAAGACATGTCAGAAGATAAAAAAGCAGAAACTTGTGCAAAGCATGCATCATGCCGGTAGCAGACTCAGCCTGTTGTCTTTGGGGTGACAAGTCGACCCTTTTATACAGCGGTTGGCTCATTAAGTGACCCTGTGGTTTTCATCTGCTTCACCTTTTTTAGCCGCATCATCTGTGCATCGGTGCaacctttattttttcttatagTGATGAGTGCCTGTGGTCAGTAAAGACATGAGGCAGTGTGTAGTACTAACATTGTTCCAGTAAATATAAAGCCTGCAGTTCTGCTGCCTCAGTAGCCCGAAGCACATACGTACATTATGTGCTCAGCATGTGATGACTGTAACACAAGCTGTAATATTAACCCCTTCTACATTTATTATCATTCAATTAATTTTTCCTTTGTATCTTTTCTTTGTATCTTCCTCTTGGCTCTCTGTCAACCGCTGTATTTAGCTATTTCTGGGAATTTTTAGACCTTCCTCTCTCACCGTTCGGATACCACTTAGCTACTTATGCTCAAGTGAACTTTAGTTAGATGAATTGAAGTTAAAAAACGTAATTATTTCAGGATCTACTTTTTAGCCGTAACCTTTGTGCTGTCGATGGCTTTTGTCACTGCGATGCTGCACCAAAAATGAAATGAGTAACAGAAACCGCAGTTTCCAGCTTCAGGTTTGAGTGCCAGTTTTCGCATAGTCACAATTAATGCTCTAAAGTGATCATTGACTGTAAACTACAAGAGCATCATGACTCATCAGTCAATGTTTCACTTGACCATGTGGAACATTGTTATAAACCGATGGGGGTTACTGTAGGCTGGCCTGAACAAGTATATGACCCtctgtttgtttattaaatGGGAAAGAAATATGTGAGGAGGAGGCATTACTCAAAGAAATGTATGAATCAGACATTTGTATGTAATAATTCCCACATAACAAGGACATAACAGGAGAaattttttcaaattcaaagcGTGGAAGTATGCAGAGCTGTGGTGTGGTTGCATAATCTGGATGagaaaattgcaaaaatgttccaaaaactttcacaaatatgaaatatttcagttttgtttacagCAATGCAAATACTttatggctgtgtgtttggtctGGTAGTTTTTGAAGTTGCTGGTGATGTGTACAGCTTTCTTCCTTTCTATAAGCCAAGTGAGTAGGATGACATGGATAAAACATAACCATCCACTCACAGTCTTTTAATGACTTAATGATTTAGAGGGTTACATATCTTACACATTGCTTGTGTCACAGTCaaaattcaaacttttttttgtttatttcacacacacagtttatttcATTGATAACATCGGTCCAGTCATTGACATGCATTTAACATTAACTTATTTGGAATCAGTTTCCCCCGCTTTCCCCCGCAGAATTCATTTAATTCTCCaaccattttcattttgcatCTACGACACTTTCATTCTcttgattttattcattttgggCCATGTTGGTCCTCCTTCTCTCACTTCATGTGCTTACTGCTATATGGCCAGATCAGATACCTGAACTTGATATACATATTAACACCAATGTTGTTTGGTGTAAATCTATGTGACAAGCTATAACCATTTCTTTGAACTGTGAGACAATCTTGATGAACCACAGAAACCACAGAAAGTTTCCAACTGCAGATTGCATTTGCAAATGAGCGATGATCTTACCACAGTTATGAAACTGTAGCtcattatctttatttatcattatgtaACAAATAGTAGTCTAAGTGATGTATGTTGATGTTATAATCGACCAGAATTGACCTGAATTGTTTTTAGATGAAGTGCCATTTTGACTGTGGATACCGTAAGctttatgcaaacacacaccataAACTCTTGTTGGATTTGTGTTGAACTCTGTATGAAATTTTAGGTGTAGGCAGAGGTCAGAATCTCTACACCAGAAGCAGTGATAAGAGAGCAATAGGAGACAATATGGTCAAAAAAGTATGTAAACTTACCCTGAGAggttttgtgaatattttgttGGCTAAAGAACTTTTGCATTTGTGTCTGCTGATGATGAAAGGTgtcacacatttttcatttggctGACAAAGCGACACAAAGTGACTTAGACAAAGCAATACATCCACAGCAATTTGTAAAATTGTAACATTTAACAGTTCTTATTCTTGAGAATCTCTTTCATCCAGGGGAGAAATTGTGATATGTCCGTATAGATGTTGGGTTTATCTGGGTagttacagttttttttgttgttaaaggAAACAACACCAACTGCCAACTTCCCACACACCAGAGGACCGCCAGAATCACCCTGTGAGGAGAAAGAAGcttcatttgtttattcattatttaagaTGTTTATACCATTTTTAAACCACACAGCAGTTGGCATTTTCTATCAAAGGACAGAAAACATACCTGACAGaatcctttctttttttcatatccACCTGCACAGATAATATTGGCAGGAAGGATATTATCCCAGGCATTCTGACACTTTTCCAGCTTAATGATAGAAACCTCCACCTCTTGCAGATCATTAACAAGCTCACCACCAGTTCTTGTGAAACCCCATCCAGCTACATggcactttttgttttctttaaggtTCATTTGATGACTTGGAAATTTAATTTTCTCAGTTAGTACTTTTTTCCCCAGGCGAGCTTTCCTCGACAGCTGgagacataaaaaaagaaagtaaaagttaaaaactGCCCACACCTCATTTTATAACATTACCTTTTTCTCCAACAGACTTCAAGTTAACACAGGTCCAGACTAAACACATCAAACTTTGGAGGATTTCAAGCTTTCCGTTATTTGGTGTTGCGCGCTTCGCAGGTCACAAGAGTGCAGGGCACACTAACAGGATATCCGGGTACCGAGTGGAAGTAAAGCAATTTCTGCTTCATCATCCTCCCAAAATATTAAGCTGAAGGCTACATAAAGCTGATAACTTATGAAATCAAAAAGTGTTTTACTGTCTATTTACTGTGATAATTGTGTTAATacaacatgtttattatttaattattttacagcaaacaaacagaaatctaCCAACtcttacagtatgtatgttgTATCATGAAAGTAGCAGAAGTAAAAAATAACCTGAGGATGATGCATATTTAATCAATATGCGAAACAATATAAACACTAGCGGATATATGCGGATAATGGATATCCGGGAAAAGACTTCCTATTCCATGCGCCAGTtattgtttacagtccgattagTAATCTTGAAATCCATTGGCTATCATCTGACGGTGATTTGAATGCAGGTACATTCTCTCTTGGGTTctgagattgataaaaagctaaatcgtcaTGAGACGATAGCTGATGGTTTCCGAGATTgcatttcctcctctttttacCTGTATGCAACTATAACCtgctcaaacgtgattggtcaatactactaaAACTACAAACGGACTACAAAaggaaaccagaacgcttccaATATCAAAATCTTGTCtgttgcctacagattctgcattcatatgcagatatctgtttatagagattaatGAGCTGGTCGAGCAATTTTCATAAAAGTGATTAGGCGCCATTTTTGTCTTCCTTGTCACACAGTACTCGAGTGAGTTTTTAACACTGTTAAAGGCTATAATGCTTCCATTTTCCATCACTGGCCCTTGTTTAGTAACAAGCCAAGTAACGATGAAAGCCAAGTAGGTGGAAGAAGGTGAGGAACTTTGTTATTGTCCGACTTTGAGTGCAAGCATATGGCTGCTTCCTGGAGGCAGCTTGTACCAGTGCAGACCCAATACATATCAAACTCGAAAAAGaatcagtacaaaaaaattgttcatttattttttttagtgctggtgatatttttttttaattgttagcTTTGTGATAGGAAGTGGTTGTTGCCATGAATGGTTCTGATGGtcctgtgtttttttacatttacccTCCCTGGAAATAAAatggttttttttatttattgaatctTATAAAATAAGATTCAAATATATAACAAAACTTTCAGtaaatgcaaataatttgacaataaaaatgcatGATGTCACTTGGGACTATGAGGTTGAATAGATATCTACTTACTTTGAGGAGCATGATGTCATTACCAGTTCGTACATTGTGAAAAGATGGATGCTTGCATCTCTTTACGCGGTATCTCATTGTATCGTTATCAACCTTCTTGAGATTGTGGGTGCCAAGAACAACACTTGTAGGATTCCTGCATGAATAATGATTGAAAAATGTACGGAATTATTTAAGTTATATTTAAGTGAATCAAAGATAGCTTGAAGAGGAAAGGTAACTCACCAGTTGCCACAGTGTGCAGCAGTGACCACAAAGTCTTCACTGATGAGGAATCCTCCACATACATGACCCTCGTTGTTCTGCACCGAGGCCATATACAGCATCGATTTCTCCTTGGTCTTTTTACCATTTATGATTTCATTCCTAAGTGCTAAAAAGATAAGtagaacattttaattaattaatgtctCATTTGTTAGCTGGAGAATAATAATCAGATTTGGTAGTCTTACCATTTCCTCCGAAACATGTCAGAACATGAAAAAGCAAGAGCTTATGCAGAGCATGCATCATGGCAGCAGCACTCAGCCTGTCATCTTGGGGCTGTCAAAGACCCCTTTATGCAGCAGTTTTCTCACTTAGAAATCGTGTGGTTGTCACCTTCATCACCTTGAATTCacatcctgtctttgtttgtgcaTTTTCCACTGTCTTGTAGTCATGAGAATACATGAAGTATTGCCATTGCTACGGTCAATATAGCAGCTGCTTGTGAGTTTAACACAGTCGCATTAATGcattctccctcttcctcctcacatTTCAGTCAacatataatattttcattttgcatCTGACACTTTCAATGTCTTTCAGTCTCTGTATTTTGGACCTCCTCTCACTGTTTGGATACTACTTAGTGAACTGGTTGAATTTAATAAGGGAAGAAGATTTAGAATCAAGGTTCTTTGCTGGAGATCTACTTTCTGGTTGTAAACTTTTCGCTGTTGTGGGTATGCCTTTGAAAACAAGTTGTGTAACAGAAACCACAGATGATAGCATCAGGGTACAGTTTTGAGACTTATGCTCTAGTTACATTTCTTTGATCATCATTTGACAGCAGTCTAAAGAAGCATATTACTCagtttgttaatgtttaaaTTGACCAGAATTGAACATGTCAAGTAGCCCACATCACATTCCCAACAGAGAGGGCCGAGAAGACTTTAATAGTTTCTTTGCTTTTTGACCATAACAGGGTGCTACTGCAACAGTTTAAGTCTAAGTAACAGAAACAACCTCAGCTATGCCTTCCACCTTTCTGCAGTACATTAAAAACCTCCCCCAGTCTAAGCCAAACAATAAACCTGTCAACTCATTGCTCAACTCCCTGAGCtaaatgtctttgtctctgctgTTACAGATTTAGCCTGTTAGTTTAAGGCATTGTTTTATGGGTTAGATTGTAGCAAAAATGTTAATAGGTTAGCAAGTTCCTATATATCTCTCTACAGTGTGTCTGCTGGAGGAAGTCAGTCTCAGAAGTTTCCAGTGAGGCCATACCTACAGTATCTTTCTCCTGCAAAGTTCATTTTGCTGCCACAAGGGAAATTAACTGTTGATATGTGGATGCAAGTTAAAAGTGTGTCCTGCTGTCTTAGCTGAAAACATTGGaaatagtagtagcagtaatatTACCTGATTTTTCAGTGAAGCTGATTGTAAGTGAATACAATATACAGggctatatttttttattgtagataGCTAGAGACACACAAaatcagaaagtaaaaaaaaaaaggcacctAATTTCATAACAAAGCTCTTATTCTCCGACAGACTTCAAGTTAACAAACGATTGCTGGAATACTGTTCTGATAATAATATTCGTAAACTCTATGAATAACCTTTTTAGTGTGTAACATGCCATTTCCTCTTATCTCTTTAATATATTTACCATTATTAGAGATAAAGACCTTAGATTCTCACACTTACCTTGAATCTTATTATCACAGAGCACTTAGAATCAGGTAGTGCAAATTCAGCCAGTGAATCCATACAGGgacatttaattaaaacactGCTTCTGAGCTGCAGATTTCCCAGAGTAAAAACTCAATTCTTGACCCATTTCTCTAAGAAGTCCCCCCACCCCCATAGTTATCTCTGATTATGACTTTAGATGAATACTTTTGCTTAAAAGGGTTTTTTAAGCAACATGAACTCTTTGTCACAGTGCCGTGTGGCATGTACATAAGCACACACCcttacacacctgcacacacagactcgtgtatacatgtatttttaatttttggttTTCTCTTAAATCACAGACTTTGTTATATGATAACTtgaatgtcatttaaatgttcatCAGTTAAGGCCAGATGTGTTCAGTGTCTGCAGCACCATGCAAGTCTTATTTCATTATGTTGTCTCTTttcatctcaataggattcaggtcaggactttgactaggccactctaaagtcttcattttgttcttcttcagccattcagagaccccacaacaacatccaaagaactgcaggcctcacttgcctcagttaaggtcagtgttcatgactccaccataagaaagagaccatcacactaccgccaccatattttactgttggtatgatgttctttttctgaaatgcggtgttacttttacgccagatgtaatgggacacacaccttccaaaaagttcaacttttgtctcatcagtccacagagtactttcccaaaagtcttggggatcatcaagatgttttctggcaaaaatgagacaagccttaatgttctttttgctcagcagtggttttcgtctgaCCTTAACTGGccgtgtaggtttggattttgttttcccttaataataacaaccttcatttaaaaactgcattttgtgtttacttttgttatctttgactaatatttaaatttggttgatgatctgaaacaactaagtgtgacaaacatgcaaaaaaattagAATCATaaaaggggcaaacactttttcacactactgtacagtaaatctTATCTTACTTTGATTAGTACTTTATGATATCCAGCAGAGAGTGCCAGAGTTTGtaacaaaactttaaaacttGCTCTGCTTTTTAACCATCAGAGGGTGCTGCTTCTCCCTCAGTGCAAATATAATATGAAGTCACACATTCAGCTCTCTGATGAATCTTCCTAATAGCATCTGTCTGCCTTATGTGGTCCATTAAAGTCAACTCATTTTAAGCAAAACAGTGAGCATGTCACCCCACTACAAATACATGGGGTAGTGTCTCACAGTTTGTGAACTTGAGGTTGTTTATTAAGTGGGACAGTGACATATGAAAAGAAGCCATCCTTCTGTAGACTGTACCCTAGTTAGAAATGAGACATTTGTATGTTATTATTCCCAGATTTCTAGAAGGTTATAAAATAAGTTGCAGCAAAAAGATCTACAATAGCTAATAATGTGCTTTGCAGATTTTTGtataaacatccaaaagaatGAAAACCAATAGCCTGACATCTGATTGTGTGGTGCAGTTACAtgattttggtttaaaaaatttCTGATAAACAGCAACAAACTCCAGAATCCTCTTGGTTTAGGGATGAAACACAAGACCTCAGAGCCCGATCAATTTGAGTTGTCCCGGCTGCAGCCACTAAGTCTGGTGCTAAGGCTGGGGAAGTGCAGGACAGGATGGGAGAAATCACTGCATAGCACTAAAGAGCTAATGCATCGTTTTGCTTTCCAGCTTATTAGTggtcacttttattttaatgtaaatgtcagtAGGGTTGAGATTGATCTTTCTGTGCTCTCCATGCTGTCATCGTATTTTACTCTGGCTCGACTCTTTCTTTTTGGCTCTGATGACTTCTACTAATGTTGGGGATAGCCTCTGTGTTAGAAAACCTTTAAAGGTTGTTAGAGAAATGatgaatactgtatgtgtatatgttacTGTGGCTGGACTTATGAGCTGCTATGTAACATTGAGTTATTACatataagatttaaaaaaaaagattttagagGCACTGTGTCACTATGATGTGTTTTCAAACCATATCATATAATGTACAAAGGCGTCAAGCGAGGAGGGATGTGTCATTGGTCCTTTAGGCCCCTGACTTTGACCTGCAGTTGAACTTCACAGCTTGTCTAGACATAGCTGTCTTGTTAAAATGCTTTTGGTTAaaattttactgttactgttaataaacataaacagtaattaacaaaataaaaatgatatacagCTTGTTTTTAGGCCCTAGGTTTAGCCTAAATTTGAGTGGAAGATTGTTCCCTTCTGTTGGAGTGGATGTAGCGTCCTTAAGTTTTCCAGCCAGTTTCAAGTTCTTTCTCCTACAACATGATGACAGACCATGACAGAGGAAACTGACATTTGCACGTCTTGCTGATTGTCTGCTATGGCCCACAGGTTTTAATCCCTTCTCACCTGTTATATTTCAAACCTCCttacaggaaaaagaaaacagattttgatattgtacatgaaaaaaaattgcttttAAGGAATAACATCCACCTGTTATACTTCGAAGTTAAAAGACTGCAGTGTTGAAAAAATATCGTCATGCATGCAGTGACAAATCACAGAGTCTGTCTGGTTTCACTGGCATGAAGAATTACTTCACACAGCGGGGCTTGAGGGGCAGGGTGGATAGGCTTTGGCACAGCTAAAACTTTGCATGAAGCAGCACTGACTTTGGTCTTTTCCAGTCACTTACAGCCAAAGACAACCTCATGATGTTGACTGGGATGTTGGCCAACATGTGGCTGGCCTGCCTCAGCTGGCCAAACTATATAGGAGATGGTCTGTGCCCCTTTAGGCTGCCACCACCTTTTCAGTGATATTCTTCTTGTATTCTCAGATTTGTGTATATTCTCATCTTTTGATTGCTTacatacattttgattatattcCTATTTAACAGTTTACCGGTCACAGGAGTGGTGCAACCTTTTTACTCTCATGTGAGTAAAAACTTACCCAGTGCCACTCAACATTGGTCACAGTAGTGTGACTAGCTAGCCTGATGGGTATTTGATGTATGGATCTACAGGGCATGTGCAGGCGAGTTTGCGCTCCCTCCTGTAATGTAAGCATTTTTCTGTTAGCCTTTTACACCAAAACCTTGAGTGTAGCATTTGTGTGTCCTTTGaagtgcatttaaaaatgttgattgcACATTATTCCTGCTTTTTACAGTTAAATATGTGTGCTCTGACATAATAGCAAATGTTAAGGTTGTTAAGGATATAAAGGCTATATGGCTATATTCACTTTATtgctgagagtcagatgagaagatagataccaTACCTGTACACTAAATaaaagctgcagccagcagctaattagcttaggttagcataaAACTGGAatcagggggaaactgctaggctggctctgtccaaagtttcaaaaaaatctgcttaccagcacctctaaagctcactaattaacacattatatcacatttgtttaatctcgagtctccactggttgcttggcaacctcacagtgacaattggactccaggaagttactgctccagGCCAAGAAATAATTTCAGCACACAACCCCCATGAAACCACAACTTtccatttttacacttcggtttatGTAACTTCAGTTAAACAatgtgttaataagtgagctttagggGTTCTGGTaggtgttttgtttgtttgttacattTGCACacaaccaggctagctgtttctccctgtttcctggatttatgctaagctaagctaacaatcTGCCGGGTCTGGCTTCAAATTTGCAGAGTAggagtatcaatcttctcactTAACTcgacaagaaagcgaatgaTCTATTATTCTATTAGTATTTCTATTCTTTTAAACTGCCTCCTTTGGGACCAAAGTTTGTACACATTATGCTAATATAATACTCTTTCCTGTTTGTCCACCCATATTAGATTACACTCATTTACTTTCCTTGCTTCCTCTCATCCATTCTGATTCACACAGTCATCCCTCCGTCCATCTCTTCACCTTGTCTGGCACGACTGCAGGCATTCAGAGAATGCCTGACATGGCGTTTGGCCGTTCGGCACTACATACCTGCGGTGTAGCATGGCAGGGCTTTAGGGGAATTGTGGCGCATGTGCCAATCAGCAGCCCTGTCTAATGTCCAGTAAGTGGCTTCAGACATGAACACTAATCCACTCAGTGATGAGAAGGCCTCAGTCTGatggctctgctgcaggctgccaAGACTGTCTGAGCACACTCTCAGGTTCAGACAGTGCACAATAGGGACAAACAACTATGCTTCATAGGGAATCATTGCAAATTTAATGAAACTGAATTtcctttgcaggtatttgactGTGATGAATCAATTTGTTCatgcttttcctctctcttatgaaatatttattttattctcaaGTGAAACAGAAGACATGTGAAGACACTATGTAAATAAGATAGCTTTGGAACAGATAGAAGgccagtatttttatttttgacagagCAAGGCTAACTGTAAGTGATACCACTGCTAAGTGGTTACTTTAACCTTTAACCTCTTTAACCCTGATATTCCCCTTTCATTCCCCTAAAGTAGttccaaagcaaaaaaaaaacaacattttacactTGACTCATGACTGTGACATTACATCAAGAAGAAGTCTAGATATTGTTTGTATAACTGAATGCTCATTTACTTCTACGGCATGACATATTTGAAATCTCtggaaaaataagtttttaagtttttgccACGTCATTCGTGCAAATCTGACCACTGGACCATTTGTGCAGTATGTATTTATAGTATGTATTTATTCGCCCCCAAACACTCAGTGTACTCTAACTATAGATCTAACTATCTAACTAGAAATGAACAGACCAACTGTGTGTTTGGGAGTGTacgtatgtgtatgtttgtgttgaggtctctcatttttcctctcatctgtctgtgtttaagaaGCAGATTCATAAAGCCCCAGGATAAGCGTAAATGTTtcgctcaagttgaaacattttcaacttgcaAGGATCTTTTCCTCAGTGTGCGCCACCCCAGGTGAATATGTACCTATTCCTGCCCACTTGCGTCTTTTCATTGACCTGCTTGTATACAATCGTACTGCCTTTAAAATTCACCTTGCATTCTGTCTGAACATGAGGTAATGATACACCCACTTGTGTCCAGAAggtttgaaatttaaatttcaaattgtCACCTCTAGTCACACATAAAGAAAAAATTGTCATGCACTGACTGTGttaaacattttgagaaaaacatgGTATTGTGTCACATCACTTGTTTCACATGTTGCTGTGTGAACATTAAAGCTGCTGGAAAATAACCCTACAAACTATCATTTTTGCACCACTTATCACTGTTGTGAAAATTCGGACAAAATCCTGAATAGATTCTGTATTCTCAtgaatttggtcataaacataGTGTATACCTGataaccatacacacacatgcacacatgctcgcatactcacatacacactcatctATCGTCCACCCTTTAGTCCATCTATTCAGCATTATAACTTAGGCtgtttttgtaacaaaacaAGGCCTAATCCTAAATTCAGGGAGCTGTGAATGTGCCTCAACAAATGGCAGACAAATGAGAAGGATTAGCGAGGGCCTGTGAAAGAGTGAAAGGTTTGCCATTGATCTACGGTGGTCCTGTTCTCTTTCAGGGCCACTCGGTTTGAAAACCCCACTGAGTAAGAGCATACAGGGC contains:
- the LOC122878019 gene encoding granzyme B-like, encoding MSQPLYKRVDLSPQRQQAESATGMMHALHKFLLFYLLTCLGLNTHGGEIINGKKTKENLMLYMASVQNNEGHVCGGFLISEDFVVTAAHCGNWNPTSVVLGTHNLKKVDNDTMRYSVKRCKHPSFDNVRTGNDIMLLKLSKKARLDKRVQPIQLPKNEVKIKYKTCRVAGWGFTRTGGKVVDVLQDVDVPFVNLKVCEKVWAKISFNLPANIICAGGYGTKKGFCQGDSGGPLVCGRTAVGVVSFNKKKNCDYPNVPNVYTDISKYLPWINKILKEKNC
- the LOC122878020 gene encoding granzyme B(G,H)-like, which produces MMHALHKLLLFHVLTCFGGNALRNEIINGKKTKEKSMLYMASVQNNEGHVCGGFLISEDFVVTAAHCGNWNPTSVVLGTHNLKKVDNDTMRYRVKRCKHPSFHNVRTGNDIMLLKLSRKARLGKKVLTEKIKFPSHQMNLKENKKCHVAGWGFTRTGGELVNDLQEVEVSIIKLEKCQNAWDNILPANIICAGGYEKKKGFCQGDSGGPLVCGKLAVGVVSFNNKKNCNYPDKPNIYTDISQFLPWMKEILKNKNC